acacaacacatacacctcaggactgtgcaccttaccttgcaatacttcataatgtgtaatattttattttataatgtgactctcgggcggcacggtggtgtagtggttagcactgtcgcctcacagtaagaaggtctgggttcgagccccgtggcctgtgagggcctttctgtgtggagtttgcatgttctccccgtgtccacgtgggtttcctctgggtgctccggtttcccccacagtccaaagacatgcaggttaggttgactggtggctctgaattggctgtgggtgtgggtgtgagtgtgaatgattgtctgtgtgccggccctgtgatgacctggtgacttgtccggggtgtgccccacctttcacccgtagtcagctgggataggctccagtttgcctgcgaccctgtagaaggataaagcggctagagataatgagatgagatgagaatgtgacTCTctttgtgcaataatttataatgtgcaatactttataatgtgactatctctgtgcaatactttataatgtgcaatacctcactccataatgtgaaacacaacacatacacctcaggactgtgcaccttaccttacaccctctctttttttttctctacatGCCATTTACACTGTTAttagagttgcttttaatctcattgtacatgtgtatagtgacaataaaggcattctattctgttctagacagcgtttatgtagagagtatgttatgcacaacctgtcaacctcgattacaatttcctatctctgtattagcctaatttaatgttttaaagtaattattttttcgactaaaatgaatgactgactAAAATTGGACTAAAACTCTTTTAGTTTTCgttgactaaaactagaccaaaactatcaaggatagaattgactaaaatgtgactaaaactaataagcatttcatccaaaagactgactaaaactaaatcaaaaatgctgccaaaaacaacactgctgagctccttggattttcccattttactgtgtgttggtcaatccaatgagtgctgtaaacaaacccttttaatgaagtcacagagaagctaccagctgtagtcaatcatgatcactaacaggaagttaagagacctcagccttggcaagataagagacattttggaagattcagcacctctgaattaataaggttaacatggggtggccttgggccttgggctgaagtgcccttgaccaaggaacctaacccctaactgctccccgggcactgtagtacggctgcccattgctctctgtgtgtgtgtgtgtgtgtgtgtgtgtgtgttcactgcttcagatgggttaaatgcagaggatgaatctcactgtgtttgaagtgtgcatgtaacaaataaaggtttcttcttcttcttctaatctaaATGAGCatgtgtaaatttttgaccctgtatgtaaaatttgaccctgtgttgatttcagaaaacccaaagaaaattaaaacttgtccaccaaattctgtttttttaattaaagatgtatgctgtacaatcattctgccacagaaaaagaacagttcaaagaaattagtgaaagcccaaatattgccatgacattcatatccaagatgacattcatgtcactgtgtgtaaacttctgaccagaaCTGGACATTTTGTCAACTATACAATAATATACAAACTGTGCACATAATATCtagtttaaaacacacacacacacacacacacacacacataatccaGGTAATTGGAGTTATATATTATGCATATCAAATCGAGTAGGATCTTGTGGGTAATGCCATGGCAACATGTGACTGTGACACATGACTAGTTTGGGAGCCAGCCTATGTGTCATATATAAAATACAACTGACTGCCCAGTCTTGCAACACAGTAAGGAAATAGACTTTCATTGCTCAAGATGACTCTCTTACTTCTGTGGCTCCTGCTGCTCCACTTTTCCATCTTCAGTGCAACTTTGGAAACTCAGTGCACTTTGCAGAATAATTTTGAGCCAGGATTTATTGCTGGTGGAGACTTTGTCATTGGTGGCATTTTTCCCTTGCATTACAGTCAGGAAATGCCAGATCTAAACTGCACATACAAACCAGGACCAGTGCAATGTAATGGGTATGAATGTCTGAATACAACTGTGAAAACCATTGAACTATGTTTTAActgaaatgaaaggaatttctgcTTGAAAGAAACAACAACTTTGTGTGTGAATTTGTTGGATATAGGTCAGAATAGAGAATATACAGTgtacttaaccctttgatgcaaaacgtgggtcaaaagtgacccggctgagtttttatcttctatatctttgcaataaattaattccatcattcagtattcaaggtattcctcaattaacttgtttttgatcatcatacatccttattttattttttcctttcttactttttgaataaaaaccctttttgtatcactacccttctaaaggtcaaaaacgacctgcattcattttccaggttatttcatgtatggctgagtgtttctatgatatacttttgaaataaattcattttgtcatttacttttccaaatatgcagtaaatatcttgtttttgtttagcacaaatcatcatttttatttttcctttcttaagttatgaacaagcacagcttttgtaattctacatcaagtttacacacatgggtcagaaatgacccgcatgcatttactacagcatttggtgggaactgtgaattgtgcttgtgtcagacatttcacagctcagcacagcaccctttgcccatctaagacatgtaagtaatgtttttcaattgttctaacattaccttagaaaaaaattgattatgtttaggttcccttgagagtgagtagattacttgtcagaaagttacaagtaattactattagctacctagctgttgacatattctactttagttagctaattttattgtagttggcttagctaactacatagttaataaataaataactggccccattcactgctaaagtaattacttgaaacaaattattattatagtattaagacatttaattttaaatcacacttggatgacccatgtgtagtaatataaaaagtatttttgttcataaagtaggaaagaaaaaaaattaaattaatgatttgtggtaattaaaaacaagatatttaaagaatacttggaatattcaatcataaaataaattgatttcaaaagatagagcaaagaaaaactcagtcagcatgaaataacctggaaaatgaatgcgggtcatttttgacccatgttgtgcattagaaggggtgtgcatatgttttgcatcaaagggttaaaattaCACATCAGCCACGATTAGGAATGTGGCTGAGCATTCTCATTCTGATGTTCATTCTTTCTTTGTTCAGCTTTGATCCCAGAGCGTTCCGTTGGGCTTTGACAATGAAACTTGCTGTGGAAGAAATTAACAACAGTAGTGAGCTGCTACCTAACCACACTCTAGGTTATAAAATATTTGATTCCTGTGCATACCCTTTAACTGGTCAGAGAGCAGCTCTGGCTGTTATGAATGGACCAATGGAAGCAGACAGGCCCATGTGTTCAGGTGCTAGCCCAATGTTGGCCATCATTGGTGAAACTGGGTCAGCTCAATCTATTGTGGTGTCCAGAATTTTACGACCTTTCAGGATTCCAATGGTATatgacatcattttttttttcatgtcatAGCagaattgattttttgaaatgcaTATCACTGGTACAGCCTTAAATAATTGCTTCTTGCCATATACATGTTAGTGAAAAAGTTTAACCATGGATTTACAAATATGTGACTGAGTATGTGGAAAGAATACAAAAACAAGAACAAATGAAACACTTTTGCAATATCCAGGACTCTAAAATTCAATGTACTTCTGATTTGCATTCTAAATATTAACGACAATGAAATAATATCTGTTACACAAGTCACTGTATGAGCTCTGCTTTTCATTGTTAATGTACATTTCTATTTCAGATCAGCTACTTCTCAACCTGTGCCTGTCTCAGTGACAGACGAGAATTTCCCACTTTCTTTAGGGTCATCCCCAGTGATGCGTATCAGGTGAAAGCGATTGCCAAGCTGCTGATACATTTCAACTGGACATGGGTGGGTGTGGTTAGAGGTGACCATGCATATGGGCGCTCTGCCCTACAGGGACTGCTTAGTGAGCTTGAGGATACAACTGTATGTGTGTCTTATCAGGAGATGATCCCCCTGCTCTATGACAGCCAGAGAGCAATAGAGATCATCCGTGTGATGAACAGCTCCAGTGCTcgagtggtggtggtgttttctgGTGAAGGGGAGCTCACACCCTTTCTGAAAGACTATATGAAACTGAATATTACTGGAATTCAGTGGATTGCCAGTGAGGCCTGGGTAACAGCTTCAGTGTTCACAGGAAGTGAGTACTACCCCTTCCTGGGAGGCACGATTGGGTTTGGGATACGGCAGGGCTATATTCCAAAGTTGAAAGACTATATTATAACAGTGAACCCACAGTTGTACCCATCCAACACACTGGTGCAGGAACTGTGGGGTACTCTGTATGGGTGTTCGCCCATTTCCTCTTTGACCCATAGTACACAGCTGCCCTTCTGCACTGGACAAGAGACACTCAACAAGCAACACTCTGCCTACATGAACACATCTAGTCCTCGCATTGCTTATAATGTATACAAAGGCGTGTACGCTATTGCTCATTCCCTCCACAATCTCATTTCCTGTAAACCTGGAAATGGCCCATTCAGTGACTCCATGTGTGCTGACAGCACTAAAGTCCATCCATGGCAGGTGCAGATCATTCTCTCTGTTGTCACAATAAATAATATGAAATTATATTTCCTCTTTTCAATAATTACAGGCATGAATGACAGTATCTCATAATATTGCTCTTCATCTGCATTTCTTATTTCTTTTCATAGCTCCAGCATTACCTGCAAGAAGTCTCATTTACTATCTCAGGTGAGACAGTCAACTTTGATATGAATGGTGACTCGATTCCGTCCTATGACTTGATCAACTGGCAGAAGGGCACCGCTGGAAATATTGAGCTGGTTAAAGTGGGCATGTATGATGGTGCTCGAGAAGCTGGAAGTGAGTTGGTCATTTATGACACAACTATCACATGGGCCAGAGACAAGACTGAGGCAAGCTGCTCTCAGAATGTTTTTCAGTACATGAGAAACCAACTGTTGAAGTTCTGTAGGGTGAAGTGGCGGTAAGTAAAAGCTGTCATCAAAGCTCACAGACCTCAGATGAAACCTGGATGAGGCCTTCTCTATGTGAGAAGTGAAAGAATATGATTTTGAGTACTGCAAAATATTCAGAGACTTGGATGCACTTGGAAAAAAAGAGAATGATTATAGACTTTAGTATGCAAAAATGTCAATTTTAATGCACACTTATTTCTTCCTGCTTTCCTCAAAGGAAAGTACATGCTAAAAGAGACAAGTAATAAATCAATAAACAAAAatatataattgtgtgtgtgtgcgcacacacaggtGCATGTTTTTATATATGACTGAGGACCAAACGTCCCCACAAGGACAGTAAAATCTGACAGTTTCGACCTTGTGGAGACATtcagatggtccccacaaggatatttatttatttatttattaattaacaaaaattgaaaaaaaaaaagccaaaaagtttcctttgcattactgaggttaaggttaggtttaggtACAGGCACAGCATTATTGCAGGTAATTATTACCTGCAATAATAATTACGTCAATGGAAGGtcgtcacaagaacagtgagaccagtttgtgtgcgcgtgtgcgtgcgtgcgtgtgtgtgtgttttatttgccCAGATTTAACATTTGTTCATAAGAATCAATTAAATAGTTGTTTGTATTTACCTTTTTATTATATCTTGTTATTTATTACTTTATGATTATCGTGTGTGCAGAGGTTTACTGACctctggctgttttttttttttttttttgggcggggGGTCTTGGTCTTCAGGTGCCAGTCTCTGTTTGCAGTAACAGCTGCCCTCCAGGATCTAGGAAAGCTGTCCGTCCAGGGGAGCCTTTGTGCTGCTTTGACTGTGTACCATGTGACAGTGGGAAGATTAGTAATCAGACAGGTCAGTTGGCTTCATCAAATTTTTAAGAGGAAACTCACATATATCCAAAATCACAAATAACTGTTTAGATGTCAATACTAAATAGTCTTTTGCTGCTTGTTTTCTAAAGATTCAGTAGACTGCATGGTCTGTCCTGAAGATTATTGGTCCAACACTGATGGAACATTGTGTATTCCCAAGGTTATTGAGTTCCTTTCCCATGATGCAATGGGGTTAACACTGAcagttattgctgttgttggggcCTGTGTCACCTTAGCTGTATTTGCAGTCTTTCACTATCACAGAAACACTCCTATTGTGCGTATGAATAACTCAGAGCTGAGTTTCTTCATCCTGTTTTCCTTGACTCTGTGTTTCCTATGTGCACTGATCTTTATTGGGGAGCCCACATCCTGGTCATGCATGCTGCGCCATACTGCTTTCAGCATCACcttctctctctgcatctccTGCATCCTGGGAAAAACCTTAGTGGTTCTTGCTGTTTTCACAGCCACCCAGCCTGGAAATAACGTGATGAAATGGCTCGGGCCAACACAGCAGAGGATCATTATCTTCAGCTGCACCCTGGTCCAGGTGATCATCTGTGTTGCATGGCTCATTTCCTCCCCTCCATTCCCTTATAAAAACACACAGTATCAGCACTCTAAGATCATTTTAGACTGCAGGGTGGGATCAGAACTGGCCTTCTGGTGTGTCCTAGGCTATATTGGCATGTTGGCCTGTTTGTGTTTCATTTTGGCCTTTCTTGCTCGTAAATTGCCTGGAAATTTTAATGAGGCTAAATTCATTACTTTTAGCATGTTAATATTTTGTGCAGTGTGGCTTGCATTTATACCTGCTTATGTCAGTTCACCTGGTAAATTCACTACTGCAGTTGAAATATTTGCGATTTTAGCTTCAAGCTTTGGTCTCCTTttgtgtttatttgcaccaaagtGTTACATTATTCTACTCAAACCAGAAAAGAATACCAAAAAACATCTAATGGGAAAATAATAATTACATGGAAATGTATATGCACTTCTActcattcatacatttttctgtattttgaatattttctacattgtagaacaacactggagacatcaaaaccatgaaacagttgtaacatatggaacatatatggaattatgtggctttaataaataaaacatgtttgatattttagatcctTCCAAGTAGCTACGGTTTTccttgacagctttgcacattattggtattatcttaaccagcttcatgaggtagttaccTGGAATCTTTTCAATAAACAAgtctgccttgtcaaaagttaatttgtggaatttattgccttcttaatacatttgagaccatcaaacagtaaataataaatgggacattccaccgaatgggtgccatttgcttgttgtaccactcccaaattaaacttaatttgttatatcttttcaaccatgattataataacacatatttaactattcaaaaggctcaggc
The genomic region above belongs to Neoarius graeffei isolate fNeoGra1 chromosome 6, fNeoGra1.pri, whole genome shotgun sequence and contains:
- the LOC132888151 gene encoding extracellular calcium-sensing receptor-like, producing the protein MTLLLLWLLLLHFSIFSATLETQCTLQNNFEPGFIAGGDFVIGGIFPLHYSQEMPDLNCTYKPGPVQCNGFDPRAFRWALTMKLAVEEINNSSELLPNHTLGYKIFDSCAYPLTGQRAALAVMNGPMEADRPMCSGASPMLAIIGETGSAQSIVVSRILRPFRIPMISYFSTCACLSDRREFPTFFRVIPSDAYQVKAIAKLLIHFNWTWVGVVRGDHAYGRSALQGLLSELEDTTVCVSYQEMIPLLYDSQRAIEIIRVMNSSSARVVVVFSGEGELTPFLKDYMKLNITGIQWIASEAWVTASVFTGSEYYPFLGGTIGFGIRQGYIPKLKDYIITVNPQLYPSNTLVQELWGTLYGCSPISSLTHSTQLPFCTGQETLNKQHSAYMNTSSPRIAYNVYKGVYAIAHSLHNLISCKPGNGPFSDSMCADSTKVHPWQLQHYLQEVSFTISGETVNFDMNGDSIPSYDLINWQKGTAGNIELVKVGMYDGAREAGSELVIYDTTITWARDKTEVPVSVCSNSCPPGSRKAVRPGEPLCCFDCVPCDSGKISNQTDSVDCMVCPEDYWSNTDGTLCIPKVIEFLSHDAMGLTLTVIAVVGACVTLAVFAVFHYHRNTPIVRMNNSELSFFILFSLTLCFLCALIFIGEPTSWSCMLRHTAFSITFSLCISCILGKTLVVLAVFTATQPGNNVMKWLGPTQQRIIIFSCTLVQVIICVAWLISSPPFPYKNTQYQHSKIILDCRVGSELAFWCVLGYIGMLACLCFILAFLARKLPGNFNEAKFITFSMLIFCAVWLAFIPAYVSSPGKFTTAVEIFAILASSFGLLLCLFAPKCYIILLKPEKNTKKHLMGK